In Sphingomonas oryzagri, the genomic stretch GATCAGGGCGAGGACCGCGACGATCGCGAAGCCTGATCGCCAGCCCACTGCCTGCCCGATCCAGCTCGCCGCCGGCACGCCGATCACGGTCGCGGTGGTGAGGCCCAGGAAGATGCGCCCGATCGCCATCGCCCTTCGGTCAGGCGGCACCAGCGAGGTGGCGACCAGCGCGGCGATGCCGAAATAGGCGCCGTGCGGCAGGCCCGCGAGGAAGCGGAAGACGATCAGCCAGCCATAGCTCGGCGCGATCGCCGACAGCCCGTTGCCGAGCGCGAACAGCGTCATCAGGGCGATCAGCTGGGTCCGCCGGGCGAGCTTCGCGCCGATCACCGCGATCAGCGGCGCTCCCACCACCACGCCCAACGCATAGGCCGAGATGATGTGGCCGGCGGTCGGCTCGTCGATATGCAGGCCGCGCGCGAGATAGGGCACCAGCGCCATCGACGCGAACTCGGTGGTGCCGATCGCGAAGCCGCCCATGGCGAGTGCGAGCATCACCAGCCCCGGATGGACATGCGTCTTGGGCTGGGAAGATGTCATACGGCGGCTCCGGCTTGGTTGCACCGCAGCATGTATGACAGCGCTGGAAGATGGCAAGGTGATAAAGATGCCGGCCGCGCGATCGACTGTCCCCCCGGATCAGGGTCGCGACGGCCGGCATCTTCCCCCGGAACGCCGCCGTCTCTATGGTTAAGGCGCGATTTCAACAAGCTAGACGATAGTCGAGCGCCTCAGGAAAGCACGATCGGGCCGGCGTGTAGCGCATCCGCATCGACCAGGCCGCCAATCAGCTGCAGCCATCTTTCGGATCGGATATACAGGGCGCCTGCCACGGAGCGGAGGAGAGAAACCATGAAACAGGGTGATTTCGTCTGGTACGAGCTGGCGACCAGCGATCCCGATGCGGCGCAGGCCTTCTACGAGGGCATCTCGGCGTGGACGATCGAGCCGTCGGGCATGCCGGGCATGGACTATCGTCTTGCCAAGGTCGGTGACCGGCAGGTGGCGGGCGTCATGCCGATCATGGAGATGATGGAGGACAAGCGCCCGAGCTGGCGCGGCTATATCGGCGTCGACGATGTCGATGCGATGACCGGCAAGGTGAAGGCGGCGGGCGGCGCGGTTCACTTCGGGCCGGACGATATTCCGATGGTCGGTCGCTTTGCCGTCTGCACCGATCCACAGGGTGCGCTGTTCATGCTGTTCCGGGGCGCCGGCGAACCCGCCCCCGATCTCGATCCCGCGACGCCGGGCGCGATCGGCTGGCACGAACTGACCACCAGCGACTGGGAGGCCGCGTGGAGCTTCTATGCCGGCCTGTTCGGCTGGGAGAAGGCGATGGCCGTCGATATGGGCGACATGGGCACCTACCAGACCTTCACGATCAACGGCGTCCATGCCGGCGGCATGATGACCGCGCCCGGACAGCCCGCTGCCTGGCGCTACTATATCACCGTCGCCGACATCGACGCGGCGGCGAAGGCCATCGGCGACGGCGGTGCGACCATCCAGATGGGTCCG encodes the following:
- a CDS encoding VOC family protein: MKQGDFVWYELATSDPDAAQAFYEGISAWTIEPSGMPGMDYRLAKVGDRQVAGVMPIMEMMEDKRPSWRGYIGVDDVDAMTGKVKAAGGAVHFGPDDIPMVGRFAVCTDPQGALFMLFRGAGEPAPDLDPATPGAIGWHELTTSDWEAAWSFYAGLFGWEKAMAVDMGDMGTYQTFTINGVHAGGMMTAPGQPAAWRYYITVADIDAAAKAIGDGGATIQMGPHEVPGGSWIVMGLDPQGAPFAVSGPKKG